One stretch of Arachis duranensis cultivar V14167 chromosome 1, aradu.V14167.gnm2.J7QH, whole genome shotgun sequence DNA includes these proteins:
- the LOC107488821 gene encoding phosphatidylinositol/phosphatidylcholine transfer protein SFH11-like: MFLQLDVTSSQLLVNDGFFRDAGFRKQLSNTVHSLLDLRVILIFNENDAVSTRKTPYEVLGSNYLSVLLEAIDISKLPSFLGGKCTCSDYGGCLMHMLNPDLVKMIEVISLREETDSKNDSNNGDVASEDSPSCPKRWETKMTLVLI, from the exons ATGTTCCTCCAG CTTGATGTGACTTCATCCCAACTTCTTGTGAATGATGGCTTCTTTAGGGATGCAGGTTTCAGAAAACAACTTTCAAACACTGTGCACTCACTATTGGATTTAAGAGTTATCCTCATTTTCAATGAAAATGATGCTGTTAGTACTAGGAAGACACCATATGAG GTGTTAGGTTCTAACTATCTTAGTGTGTTACTTGAGGCTATTGATATAAG TAAATTGCCAAGTTTTTTGGGTGGTAAATGCACATGTTCTGATTATGGAGGATGCTTAATGCACATGCTTAATCCAGATCTAGTAAAAATGATTGAG GTCATATCCTTGAGAGAAGAGACGGATAGTAAAAATGATTCAAATAATGGTGATGTGGCTTCAGAAGATTCTCCTTCGTGCCCAAAAAG GTGGGAAACCAAAATGACTTTGGTTTTAATCTAG